The following proteins come from a genomic window of Hydractinia symbiolongicarpus strain clone_291-10 chromosome 2, HSymV2.1, whole genome shotgun sequence:
- the LOC130630377 gene encoding RNA 3'-terminal phosphate cyclase-like, which produces MESQKDREGYLVMDGSKLEGGGQFLRNSVSLCCLTKTPLEVENIRMKRSTPGLRPQHLHGLRLVRDCCSGKLIGDEKESTKIQFRGNKVIGSIYEADTKTAGSVCLLLQISLPCLCFADKPSTLVLKGGTDAEMAPPIDYYMKIFHPLVSKFGVQFECMLVRRGFYPQGRGEVKTVVHPVAGFQPVSMIEFGVLKRIHGTAIVAGNLPVKVAEKMASSAVNHIKNTLGISATIDAYKEDRQKAFGTGCSIIIIGETSTGCLLGGCAVGKKGKPAEEVGHDAANMLCEDLLTKPCVDRYMQDQLIIFMALASGTSKIKVGDITMHTKTAIYIAETITKAKFTVEKEGDCNLITCTGIGFTNEGG; this is translated from the exons ATGGAGTCACAAAAAGACAGAGAAGGTTATTTGGTAATGGATGGAAGCAAACTGGAAGGT GGTGGGCAGTTTCTGAGAAATAGTGTTTCTCTATGTTGTTTAACAAAGACACCCTTGGAAGTGGAGAATATTAGAATGAAGAGAAGCACTCCTGGATTACGGCCTCAACATCTTCATG ggtTACGTTTGGTGAGAGATTGTTGTAGTGGTAAATTAATTGGTGATGAAAAAGAATCTACGAAAATTCAATTTAGAGGGAATAAAGTTATCGGTAGTATATACGAAGCAGACACGAAGACTGCTGG CAGTGTTTGTCTGCTTTTACAAATATCACTACCATGCCTTTGTTTTGCTGACAAACCTTCAACTTTGGTGCTAAAAGGTGGTACTGATGCAGAGATGGCTCCACCGATAGACTATTATATGAAG ATCTTCCACCCTCTAGTTAGCAAATTTGGAGTGCAATTTGAATGCATGTTAGTCAGAAG AGGATTTTATCCACAAGGAAGAGGAGAAGTCAAAACCGTTGTTCACCCTGTAGCTGGATTTCAACCTGTTTCGATGATTGAATTTGGGGTTTTAAAAAGAATACATGGAACAGCAATAGTAGCTGGGAATCTACCTGTAAAG GTTGCTGAAAAAATGGCATCCTCTGCAGTGAATCACATCAAAAACACTTTAGGCATCAGTGCAACTATAGATGCTTACAAAGAGGATCGTCAAAAGGCTTTCGGGACTGGTTGCTCTATTAT caTAATAGGCGAAACTTCGACAGGTTGTTTACTGGGTGGATGTGCGGTTGGAAAAAAAG GTAAGCCAGCGGAAGAAGTGGGACATGATGCTGCCAACATGTTATGTGAAGATCTTTTAACGAAACCTTGTGTGGATCGATATATGCAGGACCAGCTGATTATATTTATGGCCTTAGCTAGTGGCACGTCAAAGATTAAGGTTGGTGACATAACAATGCATACAAAGACAGCCATTTACATTGCTGAAACCATCACCAAG gcTAAATTTACTGTGGAAAAAGAAGGCGACTGTAATTTGATAACATGTACTGGTATAGGCTTTACCAATGAGg GTGGGTGA